The Solanum lycopersicum chromosome 6, SLM_r2.1 genome has a window encoding:
- the LOC101267033 gene encoding GDSL esterase/lipase At5g33370, giving the protein MPTATIFLLVLFIGKLISCSEGAPRAFFVFGDSLVDNGNNNYLLTSARADSPPYGIDYPTHRPTGRFSNGFNIPDLISQELGAEATLPYLNPELNGDKLLVGANFASAGIGILNDTGIQFANIIRISTQLQNFEQYQARVSALIGEEQTERLVNGALVLITLGGNDYVNNYFFTPISARRLQYNLQDFSVYIISEYRKILMRLYDLGARRVLVTGSGPLGCVPSSLASRSVNGECAEEPQKASAIFNPLLVQMIQGLNQELGSDIFVAANAMEMQNDFIKDPQAFGFVTSKIACCGQGPYNGIGICTSSSNLCPNRDLYAFWDPFHPSERANKIIVQTLFTGSDKYMTPMNLSTIMAIDSL; this is encoded by the exons ATGCCTACTGCTACTATTTTCCTACTAGTATTATTTATTGGAAAATTGATAAGTTGTAGTGAGGGTGCACCTCGTGCTTTCTTTGTGTTTGGTGACTCTCTTGTTGATAATGGCAACAATAATTATTTACTAACTTCAGCAAGGGCAGATTCTCCACCTTATGGAATTGATTATCCAACTCATCGTCCTACTGGTCGTTTCTCTAATGGCTTCAATATACCTGATCTTATAA GCCAAGAGCTTGGTGCTGAGGCTACATTGCCTTATTTGAACCCTGAGCTTAATGGAGATAAATTGCTCGTTGGAGCAAATTTTGCTTCTGCTGGAATTGGAATTCTTAACGATACTGGAATTCAGTTT gCAAACATAATAAGAATATCGACACAATTACAAAACTTTGAACAGTACCAAGCACGAGTGAGTGCTCTTATAGGAGAAGAACAAACAGAGCGGCTAGTAAATGGAGCACTTGTTCTTATTACTTTGGGAGGCAATGACTATgtcaacaattattttttcacgCCAATTTCTGCGAGACGACTTCAGTACAATCTTCAAGATTTCTCTGTTTATATCATCTCTGAGTATCGAAAGATCTTAATG AGACTATATGATTTGGGAGCTCGAAGAGTTTTAGTGACAGGATCAGGTCCATTAGGTTGTGTCCCATCTAGTCTAGCCTCAAGGAGTGTCAATGGAGAATGTGCTGAGGAGCCTCAAAAAGCCTCTGCAATTTTCAACCCTCTCCTTGTCCAAATGATTCAAGGACTCAATCAAGAACTTGGCTCTGATATATTTGTTGCTGCAAATGCTATGGAGATGCAGAATGACTTCATCAAAGATCCCCAAGCTTTTG GTTTTGTAACGTCAAAAATAGCATGTTGTGGACAAGGACCCTATAATGGAATAGGCATTTGCACATCTTCTTCAAATCTATGCCCCAACAGAGATTTATATGCATTTTGGGATCCTTTTCATCCTTCTGAACGTGCCAACAAAATTATTGTTCAAACACTTTTTACTGGTTCTGATAAGTACATGACACCAATGAACTTGAGCACCATTATGGCTATTGACTCTCTCTAA